From Xylocopilactobacillus apis, a single genomic window includes:
- a CDS encoding ABC transporter permease subunit has product MNYLKTQLKVVMRSKAHLIILILILLSLFFLFFYNTQKSKEEAKYEQDFFKTSMKKYGTLTINDERVHSDQILHLNFLDMKINSEVPRRHYQITQALKNHDYPFLFSDELESLKIYQKDFERAYQKFHRGGEGVFEDKRFQTSDGDIDNYLKGKKKVNHRLLREHLKPESTRYGTSGSLFIISVLNYLISFIGIAVITWYSIRSVGKKYEGNQHRWFETTPIAKWKIVLSDYLSFIINCIEFLLVTLFLSVLVTTLCGQKFRGNYPILIRTTERLSLIPAQSYIVLLLIMCLLVLSVVFFISYFLVKVTKNNFLSVLMSTLLLIIGFGFAGITPVGSYNPFLYLQPSQVLSGRSTDKINYEIVGITEGYDDDYEYFYRDFVFENPKYYQGESLEHKFKRRGVQLGMEMKKGIISLSSLIVLLFGISILPLRIRR; this is encoded by the coding sequence ATGAACTATCTTAAAACTCAATTAAAAGTCGTAATGCGTTCCAAGGCACATCTGATCATCTTGATTCTGATTTTATTATCACTTTTCTTTCTGTTTTTTTATAATACGCAAAAATCAAAAGAGGAAGCAAAATATGAACAAGATTTTTTTAAAACTTCCATGAAGAAATATGGAACTTTAACAATAAATGATGAGAGAGTTCATTCTGATCAGATCTTACATCTCAATTTCTTAGATATGAAAATTAATAGTGAGGTTCCCAGGAGGCATTATCAAATAACACAAGCCTTAAAAAATCACGATTATCCTTTTTTGTTTAGTGATGAACTAGAAAGTTTGAAGATTTATCAAAAAGATTTTGAAAGGGCCTACCAAAAATTTCACCGTGGTGGAGAGGGGGTATTTGAGGATAAACGTTTCCAAACAAGTGATGGTGATATCGATAATTACCTCAAAGGAAAGAAAAAAGTTAACCATCGGTTGTTGCGTGAACATTTAAAACCAGAAAGCACGCGTTATGGCACTAGCGGTTCGTTATTTATTATTTCGGTACTCAATTATCTAATATCGTTTATTGGAATTGCGGTTATCACTTGGTATTCCATTCGTTCAGTTGGCAAAAAGTATGAAGGTAATCAGCACCGGTGGTTTGAGACGACGCCGATTGCTAAATGGAAGATTGTTTTAAGTGATTATTTGTCTTTTATTATCAATTGTATCGAATTTTTGCTTGTAACGTTGTTTTTGAGCGTTTTGGTTACGACTTTATGCGGACAAAAGTTTCGTGGTAATTATCCAATTTTGATTCGTACAACTGAACGACTTTCGTTGATCCCTGCCCAATCGTACATAGTGCTACTTCTTATAATGTGTCTTTTAGTTTTGTCAGTTGTATTTTTTATTAGTTATTTCTTGGTAAAAGTTACTAAAAATAATTTTCTTAGTGTTTTGATGAGTACTTTATTATTGATCATTGGATTTGGTTTTGCAGGTATAACTCCCGTCGGTTCGTATAATCCGTTTTTGTATTTACAACCTTCTCAAGTCTTGAGCGGTCGTAGTACGGATAAAATTAACTATGAAATAGTCGGAATTACTGAGGGGTACGACGACGATTATGAATATTTTTATCGTGACTTTGTCTTTGAAAATCCTAAATACTACCAAGGAGAAAGTCTCGAGCATAAATTTAAACGTCGAGGAGTTCAGTTGGGTATGGAGATGAAGAAAGGAATTATCTCATTGTCTAGTTTGATTGTTTTGCTTTTTGGAATTAGCATTTTGCCGCTGAGGATCCGCAGATGA
- a CDS encoding DUF6568 family protein has protein sequence MKRKNILLIALAVLVVFVGFWLLRNKFDSSSKESIEETYPAVYDNLNSITVDKFKKMVKNKKEFIVYVGRPNCPDCSFFENDFLKFLKRNKFKDSILYLNVSQVHEKKNEWNTFKKKYDIKYTPTLAKYKGGKLTEKNEWTPEKGLQMQSVKKWVKKNVSVE, from the coding sequence ATGAAGAGAAAAAATATATTATTAATTGCTTTGGCGGTATTAGTTGTATTCGTAGGATTTTGGTTGTTACGAAACAAATTCGATAGTTCTTCGAAAGAGTCGATAGAAGAAACTTATCCAGCTGTCTATGATAATTTAAATTCGATTACCGTAGATAAGTTTAAAAAAATGGTAAAAAACAAGAAAGAATTTATAGTATATGTGGGACGGCCCAATTGTCCTGATTGTTCTTTTTTCGAAAATGACTTTTTGAAGTTTTTAAAAAGAAATAAATTTAAGGATAGCATTTTGTATTTAAATGTTTCTCAAGTACATGAGAAAAAAAATGAATGGAATACTTTTAAAAAGAAATATGACATAAAATATACTCCAACATTAGCTAAGTACAAGGGCGGAAAGTTAACAGAAAAAAATGAATGGACACCTGAAAAAGGATTGCAAATGCAATCAGTAAAGAAATGGGTTAAGAAAAATGTTAGTGTTGAATAA
- a CDS encoding ATP-binding cassette domain-containing protein — translation MQVLNNDCGLAVLKTVFEQLGLFKQADSLKVDLSEEGISLYEMTKILSSFGVESDSFEVSDLEELKKVKFPCIAMINSNGLAHYVVLQKYLSRSDTFIVSNPIKPDIEKVTYNDLKSEFIGYSIIIEDVKPKEKQSISPKNKVLEVYKYVISNISISSKIELSIILFTQFALPLIFYQLLQDLLSTEFQNLNSYNLSLIVIFYSSFFLTTYFTGIRYSQLKLKIENNLQSKIINDFYHMNMNDFQKKNNVNNLVGYLSTVIDSTSGLLEKFFLSFDLFFSIFLLLLMFQLNYFFPLIFIFLTVIYVIYLKSTLKNLMNYNKNLSSSYNELLSTFESNVLGSNDVFVHDKSEDAENKLKSTEIQFFKAKYLSELLKNKIGTISSIISFMMIVMILVVTYLALVYRNEILYPLSSGLYVFFIVISLLERMSDSYLSYKTSLINIDYVQSIKNFIQEDTKKEEIQLLNVKKDQKLIFSNISYIYDGMEDFVFENFSLSLSPGEINVLKGENGVGKTTFAKIILGLLTPKNGDIYIGKTKLKSLDKTNIISEVSYYTPNQYLFYGTSSSNAKMKIFDNQYMDSYKSIFQDKVSDNIILYNNGINVSQGQRQKLLLDRCFSKQASIYILDEPTGNLDQTAKQDLINKIVDLKIQNKLILVITHDEDIISIADKVLKMRKKNDDVE, via the coding sequence TATTTAAACAGGCTGATAGTCTAAAGGTAGACTTGTCAGAGGAAGGCATTTCACTTTATGAAATGACAAAAATTTTAAGTTCCTTTGGGGTTGAATCTGATAGTTTTGAGGTATCAGATTTAGAGGAATTAAAAAAAGTCAAATTTCCTTGTATTGCGATGATTAACTCTAACGGATTAGCTCATTACGTTGTGTTACAGAAATATTTGAGCAGGAGCGATACTTTTATCGTGTCTAATCCCATTAAGCCTGATATTGAAAAAGTTACTTATAATGACTTAAAGTCTGAGTTTATCGGTTATTCAATTATTATAGAAGACGTAAAGCCAAAAGAAAAACAAAGCATTTCTCCAAAAAACAAAGTTTTAGAAGTATACAAATATGTTATAAGTAATATTTCTATTTCTTCTAAAATTGAGTTATCAATAATCTTATTTACACAATTTGCCTTACCCTTAATCTTTTATCAATTATTACAAGATCTTCTATCCACTGAATTTCAGAATTTAAATTCTTATAATCTTTCCCTTATAGTAATTTTCTATAGTTCTTTTTTTCTAACTACATATTTTACAGGGATACGTTATTCACAACTAAAATTAAAAATTGAAAATAATTTACAAAGTAAAATAATCAACGATTTCTATCACATGAACATGAATGATTTTCAGAAGAAAAATAATGTAAATAATCTTGTAGGTTATTTATCAACTGTTATTGATAGTACTTCAGGATTACTTGAAAAATTTTTCTTGTCGTTTGATTTATTTTTTTCGATTTTTTTGCTTTTACTGATGTTCCAGTTAAATTATTTCTTTCCATTAATCTTTATTTTTTTAACAGTAATTTACGTAATTTATTTAAAAAGTACTCTTAAAAACTTGATGAATTACAATAAAAATTTGTCATCTTCTTATAATGAATTATTATCAACATTTGAATCAAATGTATTGGGGTCAAATGACGTATTTGTTCATGATAAATCTGAAGATGCAGAAAATAAACTTAAATCTACTGAAATCCAATTTTTTAAAGCAAAGTATTTAAGTGAACTATTGAAGAACAAAATTGGAACAATTTCATCAATAATTTCTTTTATGATGATTGTTATGATTTTAGTTGTGACGTATTTAGCTTTAGTTTATCGAAATGAAATTCTTTACCCTCTTTCTTCTGGTCTGTATGTTTTCTTTATAGTAATTTCGCTTTTAGAGCGTATGTCCGATAGCTACTTATCTTATAAAACTAGTTTGATTAATATCGATTATGTACAATCAATTAAGAATTTTATTCAAGAAGATACAAAAAAAGAAGAAATTCAATTATTAAACGTCAAAAAAGATCAAAAGTTGATCTTTTCAAATATTAGTTATATTTACGATGGTATGGAAGATTTTGTATTTGAAAATTTTTCACTTTCACTTTCTCCTGGAGAAATAAATGTTCTAAAAGGAGAGAATGGGGTAGGGAAAACAACATTCGCCAAAATAATTTTAGGATTATTGACTCCAAAAAATGGGGATATTTATATCGGTAAAACCAAATTAAAGTCTTTGGATAAAACCAATATAATTTCCGAGGTGAGTTACTATACACCTAATCAATATCTTTTTTATGGAACATCTAGTAGCAACGCTAAAATGAAAATTTTTGATAATCAGTATATGGATAGTTACAAGTCAATTTTTCAAGATAAAGTATCTGATAATATTATTCTTTACAATAACGGAATTAATGTATCACAAGGGCAAAGACAAAAACTTTTATTAGATAGATGTTTTTCTAAACAAGCTTCAATTTATATACTAGACGAACCTACCGGTAATTTAGACCAAACTGCTAAACAGGATTTGATTAATAAAATTGTGGATTTGAAAATACAAAATAAATTAATATTGGTTATAACACATGATGAAGATATTATCTCAATTGCTGATAAGGTTTTAAAAATGAGGAAAAAAAATGATGATGTCGAATAG
- a CDS encoding ABC transporter ATP-binding protein, whose product MILKIDNLTKIYGKRTILDQLSLSVEEPQIIALVAPNGTGKTTFLNIMCDLEGYQSGSIEILGLPNTDRHVFSEMTFMQDNSILYDELTGMDHMKFIASMYHKTQADIAKVAQLVGVEDYLNKAVGKYSLGMKQHLLFAMGILPEPKVFLLDEPLNGLDPDSVINVRNILKEMADSGTTILFSSHNLGEVVKLTDNILFLHEGKLKSEKDIFENEERWTLVVESVDELEQHLLELSLEYQILNSHKIEITTTEDRLAHIRDFLQEQNLDLWDVTKTEWDLEQVYLDLFERTSS is encoded by the coding sequence ATGATTTTAAAAATAGATAATCTCACAAAAATTTATGGCAAAAGAACCATTTTAGATCAGTTGTCTCTTTCAGTAGAAGAGCCTCAAATTATTGCATTAGTGGCACCCAATGGGACTGGTAAGACGACATTTTTAAATATTATGTGTGATCTTGAAGGCTATCAGTCAGGCTCAATTGAAATTCTTGGGCTACCTAATACTGATCGACATGTTTTTTCCGAAATGACGTTTATGCAGGACAACTCGATTTTATACGATGAATTAACTGGGATGGATCATATGAAGTTCATTGCATCGATGTACCATAAGACACAAGCAGATATCGCAAAGGTTGCTCAACTGGTTGGAGTTGAAGATTATCTCAACAAAGCGGTTGGCAAGTATTCACTTGGAATGAAACAGCACTTGTTATTTGCAATGGGAATTTTACCGGAACCAAAAGTCTTTTTGCTTGATGAACCACTTAATGGCCTTGATCCTGATAGCGTGATTAACGTGCGTAATATTTTAAAAGAAATGGCGGATTCGGGAACCACGATCCTTTTTTCTTCTCATAATCTCGGTGAGGTGGTTAAGCTTACTGACAATATTCTCTTTTTGCATGAAGGCAAGCTTAAAAGCGAGAAAGATATTTTTGAAAACGAAGAGAGATGGACGTTGGTGGTTGAATCGGTTGATGAACTCGAGCAGCACTTGCTTGAACTGAGTCTCGAATATCAAATTTTAAACTCACACAAAATTGAAATTACGACTACAGAAGATCGGTTGGCACACATAAGGGACTTTTTACAAGAACAAAACCTCGACCTTTGGGACGTAACGAAAACAGAGTGGGATTTAGAGCAAGTTTATTTAGATCTGTTTGAGAGAACTTCATCATGA
- a CDS encoding thioredoxin family protein, with the protein MLTFGSFFIFVYLNSAHSENSNLEKEQYANVVSNFDFVSSQEVKNRQKKKGSFVVFFGSKDCGPCLEAAPSVLKNAKFYSLIDKIYYVNINDSTFFKDANEYYGITGTPTIMVFKKGKVVSRITGSSEKIDDIVKGAFALIK; encoded by the coding sequence ATGTTAACTTTTGGATCTTTTTTTATTTTTGTTTATTTAAATTCAGCGCATTCTGAAAATAGTAATTTAGAGAAGGAACAATATGCGAATGTTGTATCTAATTTTGACTTTGTTTCATCTCAAGAGGTAAAAAATCGTCAAAAAAAGAAGGGTAGTTTTGTGGTTTTTTTTGGGTCTAAAGATTGTGGCCCTTGTTTGGAAGCGGCTCCCAGTGTCTTAAAAAATGCCAAATTTTATTCATTAATCGATAAAATATATTACGTGAATATAAATGACTCTACTTTCTTTAAAGATGCGAACGAATATTATGGGATAACTGGTACTCCTACCATTATGGTTTTTAAAAAAGGTAAGGTTGTAAGCAGAATAACAGGTAGTTCTGAAAAAATAGATGATATTGTTAAGGGCGCTTTTGCGCTTATAAAATAG